The following proteins come from a genomic window of Drosophila miranda strain MSH22 chromosome Y unlocalized genomic scaffold, D.miranda_PacBio2.1 Contig_Y5_pilon, whole genome shotgun sequence:
- the LOC117195096 gene encoding probable cytochrome P450 12a4, mitochondrial — MLKVRSGLSIIQAQKAALSVSSPLRWQTTAAVAEPRNDAEWLQARPFDQIPSTTFLSTVRNFMPGGKYSKLDIVKLFKALQDDYGNILYFTRYDGGTSYLMTHNPKDFEVVFRNEGVWPHRPGSDTLRYHRKTHRKDFFQGVEGALPTQGKT, encoded by the exons ATGTTGAAAGTGCGCAGCGGTCTATCTATAATTCAGGCGCAAAAAGCAGCCCTCTCTGTCAGCAGTCCGCTG CGTTGGCAGACCACAGCAGCTGTAGCAGAGCCCAGAAATGATGCAGAGTGGCTACAAGCTCGTCCCTTTGATCAGATTCCTAGTACAACTTTTCTGTCTACTGTTCGGAATTTTATGCCTGGAGGAAAATATAGCAAACTGGACATTGTGAAATTGTTCAAAGCTTTGCAAGACGACTATGGAAACATATTATATTTTACCAGGTATGATGGAGGTACGTCATACCTGATGACTCACAATCCCAAGGATTTCGAGGTCGTGTTCCGGAACGAAGGAGTGTGGCCGCATCGGCCTGGCAGCGATACTCTTCGCTATCATCGGAAGACTCATAGAAAGGATTTCTTCCAGGGAGTGGAGGGAGCTTTACCCACACAAGGAAAAACCTGA
- the LOC117195100 gene encoding probable cytochrome P450 12a5, mitochondrial: MQPKNVRLYYKKMSQVNQEFVQRIKALRDIDTQKAPDDFLNVINRWTLESVSVVALDKQLGLLKESGDNDQAVLLFKYLDDFFELTADLEMKPSIWRYV, translated from the exons ATGCAGCCGAAGAACGTGCGGCTTTACTATAAGAAGATGTCCCAAGTGAACCAGGAGTTTGTGCAACG TATTAAAGCACTCCGTGATATCGATACCCAGAAAGCTCCAGATGATTTCTTAAACGTTATAAATCGGTGGACCCTCGAGTCAGTCTCTGTGGTGGCTCTGGACAAGCAGTTGGGACTGCTCAAAGAGTCGGGCGATAACGACCAGGCTGTGTTACTTTTCAAGTACCTGGACGatttttttgaattaacaGCCGATCTGGAGATGAAGCCCTCCATCTGGCGTTACGTTTAA